The Calliphora vicina chromosome 3, idCalVici1.1, whole genome shotgun sequence genome contains a region encoding:
- the LOC135954065 gene encoding uncharacterized protein LOC135954065, whose translation MTTQAAAAPELYGLPKIHKDGIPLRPISASMKVPCYSLSKYIGTILRNIVSPKYNIQNSVELKRKLESVSLENDDIMVSFDVVSLFTNIPIHLAIRNILDKWKTLKEHTAIPRQTFLKILQFCLTDNNYLTFDNKFYHQTYGMPMGNPLSPTIANIVLDTLLDDVIDELRANNIEIKFITKYVDDLFAIIRKSDEEKILKTMNVYHNKIQFTIEREKNMSIPYLDINIIKDNGRIRTNWYTKPTSSGRMVNFNSTQPLKMKISTATNLIRKVLQISDVEYRKTNINRIGKILTGNSYPTYMTNNLINKVLKYEKQQKNQNTEEEKVFYSVPFIPKLTETKTMKRMITEKTTTIAYKSNMTLRHLFTNNKTKIDKLKSDNVVYEIKCDGNERERCNLVYIGTTKRMLGTRVNEHKTDIEKGKITTALSLHVKECNHKMDFDNIKILDREQKENKRYTLESLRIQQKIHNTMNTKEDKDNTKLQYSAAIFNY comes from the coding sequence ATGACGACACAAGCGGCAGCAGCACCTGAGTTATATGGACTGCCAAAGATACACAAAGACGGAATACCACTTCGACCGATATCTGCATCCATGAAGGTACCGTGTTACAGTCTTTCGAAGTATATTGGAACAATTTTGAGGAATATTGTGTCGCCcaaatacaatatacaaaattcagtagaatTAAAACGAAAACTGGAAAGCGTCTCATTGGAAAATGACGATATTATGGTCTCTTTCGACGTGGTATCATTATTCACTAATATACCGATTCACTTGGCTATAAGGAATATACTTGACAAATGGAAAACACTTAAGGAACACACGGCAATACCaaggcaaacatttttgaaaattcttcaGTTTTGTTTAACTGATAATAACTATCTCACTTTTGACAataaattttaccatcaaaCATATGGTATGCCAATGGGAAACCCCCTATCGCCAACAATTGCAAATATTGTACTTGACACACTACTGGACGATGTAATTGACGAATTAAGGGCTAATAATATAGAGATTAAGTTTATCACTAAGTATGTGGATGACTTGTTTGCGATTATAAGGAAATCGGACGAAGAgaagatattaaaaacaatgaaCGTTTATCACAATAAGATACAATTTACAATAGAACGCGAGAAGAATATGTCAATACCGTATCTGGACATCAATATCATCAAGGATAATGGAAGAATAAGGACAAATTGGTACACGAAACCCACATCTTCAGGTAGAATGGTTAACTTCAACTCTACACAACCATTGAAAATGAAGATAAGTACAGCGACGAATTTAATAAGGAAAGTATTACAGATAAGTGATGTTGAATACAGGAAAACCAATATTAATAGAATAGGAAAAATACTTACAGGGAATAGTTACCCAACATATATGACGAACAATTTAATCAACaaagtactaaaatatgaaaaacagcagaaaaatcaAAACACTGAGgaggaaaaagttttttacagtgtaCCATTTATTCCCAAACTAACGGAGACAAAAACAATGAAGAGAATGAtcacagaaaaaacaacaacaatagcttaCAAATCAAATATGACACTGAGGCATCTatttacaaacaacaaaacaaaaattgacaaACTTAAGAGTGATAATGTGGTCTATGAGATAAAATGTGACGGTAATGAAAGGGAGAGATGTAACTTGGTTTACATTGGTACGACAAAGAGAATGTTGGGGACGAGAGTTAATGAACACAAAACAGatattgaaaaaggaaaaataacgaCGGCATTATCTCTGCACGTAAAGGAGTGCAATCATAAGATGGATTTTGACAATATTAAGATATTGGACAGAGAACAAAAAGAGAACAAACGATACACTCTTGAAAGCTtaagaatacaacaaaaaatacacaatacaatGAACACGAAAGAGGACAAGGATAACACAAAACTGCAATATTCCGctgcaatatttaattattaa